The sequence CAGAGGGCATCACGTCGGTAATCATCAATCGTCGGCGACAGACTGTCAGCTTTTTTGTGGCCGGATGCCTGCGTGTCGATATCTCGAAACCGTTCAGACAAGTTAGCCTTAGCGAGGCCAAATACCGCGCGTTCATACAGCAGGCAAAGCGCACTGTCGTCATTAATATGCATGGCCGGAATATTAGCTAAATAGTTAAATCCTTCGCGTTTTTTCTGGGTTTGCCAGTCCCGCAGTTCGTACGCCACTTCAATCATCGCGTGGGTGAGTGCATCCTTAAGACGCGAAGCGATGATGGTGCCATCGTTCTCACGCATCACTGCGCGGTAATTTTGAGGTGACACGGCAGGCCAGAAGGGATCGTCGGTCACCAGATCACTTTCTTCTTTAGGCGGTTTTTCCGGCGAAATAAAATCCATATCCTCACCTCAATAGGTCGGGCGGTGGACAGTGAACATAACGCGGTCTTTCACTGTGCCGCCCGAGTGCGTGGGCACAACTCATGTTTTCGGTAACGCGGTGTTGAGCGCTTTTTCCAACTTTTTGATCTCGCCTTTGACGCCAACCCCTTGGAAAAGTATTAGCGCGCGTTTTAAGGTGTCGAGCGCGGCGGCGAGCAAGCCATTATCGCGCTGGCAAAAACCCACCCATTTATACAATTCCGCTCTGACCACATCCGGCATGTCTTCCTCATCCGTTAAGGTGACGGTTTGCGCTAAAAGCGACAAACTCAGCGGTACCTTCTGCTGGTAAGCGGTTTTGGCCGCCGCCGCTATTTCTTCTGCAATCGCGCACCCCGTCGTACGGGTATGTCCAGCCGGCATTAAAAGCCCATGCGCTAACGCATATTCGGCGATAGCCAGCGCGCCTTCAATGTCACCGGCGTCAATGCGCCAGAGCATCACCATCATCAGCGTGTCGTCCTGCTGGCCGTCGCCGTTTTCCAATAC is a genomic window of Arsenophonus apicola containing:
- a CDS encoding head completion/stabilization protein, giving the protein MDFISPEKPPKEESDLVTDDPFWPAVSPQNYRAVMRENDGTIIASRLKDALTHAMIEVAYELRDWQTQKKREGFNYLANIPAMHINDDSALCLLYERAVFGLAKANLSERFRDIDTQASGHKKADSLSPTIDDYRRDALWAIARIKGQGHNVVALI
- the gpM gene encoding phage terminase small subunit; the protein is MGEKPRGAHPLWDNATQQILLMFQQDKRQLKRIQSTERKAEYKKTVLPRYAPWVSGVLENGDGQQDDTLMMVMLWRIDAGDIEGALAIAEYALAHGLLMPAGHTRTTGCAIAEEIAAAAKTAYQQKVPLSLSLLAQTVTLTDEEDMPDVVRAELYKWVGFCQRDNGLLAAALDTLKRALILFQGVGVKGEIKKLEKALNTALPKT